The Pseudoalteromonas translucida KMM 520 genome segment TTACTCACCAATAATGCGGCGTTATTATTAGGCCACGAAGAAGTACAAAACCTATTAGATATGCTAGCAAAAAGTCACCCAAGATTAGTAGAAGGCTTGGTGCCTGATGTATTGCCATTAACTACCATAGTTAAAGTTTTACAAAATTTATTAAACGAAGGGGTGGCTATTCGCGATATGCGCTCAATAGTGCAAACCCTTGTAGAGTATGGCCCGCGTAGCCAAGACCCAGATGTTTTAACCGCTGCGGTACGAATTTCACTGCGTCGATTAATAGTGCAAGATGCGGTGGGTATGTCTTCAGAAATCCCTGTCATAACCTTGGCGCCCGAGTTGGAACAGATGTTGCATCAGTCATTACAAAATGCAGGCGACGAAGGTGCCGGAATAGAGCCAGGACTTGCAGAGCGACTTCAAGTGTCATTAAACGAAGCGCATCAAAATCAAGAAATGGCCGGTGAACCTTCAATACTGTTAACGTCAGGAATGTTACGCACTGTGTTATCTCGTTTTGTTAAGTACACCATTCCAGGATTGCGAGTGATGTCTTATCAAGAGATACCAGACGAAAGGCAGATCAAGATTGTTAGCTCAGTAGGCCAACAATAAGATTTTAAAGGGGTTAAACCATGAAGATTAAACGTTTTTTTGCTAAAGATATGCGCACAGCACTTAAAGAAGTTAAAGATGAACTAGGTGTTGATGCGGTTATTATGTCTAATAAAAAACTCGCAAACGGCGTAGAAATTGTCGCAGCGGTTGATTATGACAAAGCAGCCCCTAAAGCCGCCGCGCCACAACAAAGTGCGCCGCTGCAGCAGCGTACGGCACATTCTGTTCACTCGCAAAGCATGCATAACTTTGTAAAGCCAGAGCCGCAGCGTGCTAGACCTGAGCCACAAGCAAAGGTAGCCGACAGCTTACAAGCATTATTAGAGCGCCAGTCGCCGCGTCCACGTTCAGCAGAGTTGGCTTCAATGTTTTCGCAATCAGGTATAGACACCTCAGAACATTATCAAGAGCCGGTCGCTAAACAACGCCCTACAAATATGTTTGCGCGTGAAGAAGCCGCGCAAGCACGCCCACAAACACAAGCTGACAGCTTAGGTTTTGATGACCTAGACCGTGATTTTGATGAATTAGACACGCCAGTTGCGCAAAAGCACACGACTAAAAATACCGAAAGTGAAGCAATGAGCACAATGCGTGAAGAAATGAACGCAATTCGCCAGTTATTAGAGCATCAAGTGTCGGGTTTAATGCAGCAAGATATGGCGCGCCGTGACCCAACGCGCGCATGCATGATTGACCGCTTAGTAGGCATGGGAATCGATAAAGAAGTTGCTGAGCAAATGGCTTGTTTTGTACCTGAAGATGTTCCGCGTCAGCAGGGCTGGAAAGCGCTGTTAACTATGGTTGAAGATCAAATGCAAACCACGAATAACGAAATTTTGCGCCAAGGTGGAGTTTACGCATTAGTTGGTCCAACGGGTGTAGGTAAAACTACGACAGTGGCTAAGCTCGCAGCATTAGGCGCACAAAAATATGGTGCCGATAAAGTAGCACTAATTACTACCGACACATACAGAATTGGTGCATACGAGCAGCTTGCAACGTATGGCCGTATTATTGGCTGTGGGGTTAAACAAGTTAAAGATGCGAACGAACTAGCCGAAGTGTTATATCATTTACGTAACAAGCGCTTAGTACTTATTGACACTGCAGGTATGAGCCAACGTGATTTACGTTTAACTGAGCAGCTAAATACCTTAATGCGTAATCAGCGTGTGGATATTCGTAATTACTTAGTATTAAGTGCCACTGCGCAAATAAATGTGTTACAAGAAACCGTAAGACACTTTAAAAAAGTACAGTTAAGCGGTTGTATTTTCACTAAACTCGACGAATCATTAAGTTTAGGCGAGATAATTAGTATTGCGATTCAAAATCGCCTGCCAATAGGGTATCTTACTAATGGTCAACGAGTACCTGAAGATATTCGAGTTGCAAATGCAGAAAAACTAGTGAAAAAAGCTGAGCAATTATATTTAAAGAGAACAAAAGTACAACATTCACGACACCAATCAGTGGCGTCGAGCACAGTAGAGATGTATGATTAACACAGTATTAGATCAAGCAAGCGGCCTGCGTAAAATGAGCAAAAATAATAATAACGGCGTTAAGGTTATCGCCGTCACTGGCGGTAAAGGTGGCGTTGGAAAAACAAATGTATCGTTAAATACTGCGATCGCTTTAGGCCAGCAAGGCAATAGAGTGTTAGTGCTTGATGCCGATTTGGGTTTAGCCAATTGTGATGTAATGCTTGGACTACGTGTTGAGCGTAATTTATCGCATGTGTTATCTGGCGAATGTGAGCTTGATGAAATACTAGTAGAAGGCCCCGCTGGGATCAAAATAGTACCAGCGACGTCGGGTTCACAAAGTATGGTTGAGTTGTCGCCTGCAGAGCATGCTGGGCTTATTCGTGCCTTTAGCGAACTCAATACTGATTTTGATATATTAGTTGTTGATACCGCTGCCGGTATATCGGATATGGTGCTGAGTTTTTCTCGCGCTGCACAAGATGTTTTGGTTGTGGTGTGTGACGAGCCTACCTCAATAACCGATGCCTATGCACTGATCAAAGTATTAAGCCGCGAACATGGCGTGTATAAATTTAAAATTGTTGCCAACATGGTGCGTTCATTACGCGAAGGGCAAGAATTATTTGCAAAGCTATCAAAGGTTACAGACCGATTTTTAGATATATCAATGGAGTTGGTTGCAACCGTTCCTTATGATGAAAATATGCGTAAAGCAACACGTCGTCAAAAAGTAATTGTTGAACTATTTCCAAGTTCTCCTGCTGCACTTGCCTTTAAAACATTAGCAACAAGAATAACAAAGTGGCCAATACCGAACCAGCCTTCAGGTCATTTAGAATTTTTCATTGAGAAACTCGTTAACGGCTAACTATGACTACATTGGTGAATAGAGCTATGGGATATGAATCAACACAAAATTTAAATATGATTGTTGAAAAGCATGCTTCATTAGTAAAAAAAGTAGCATGTCATTTAATTGCTCGTTTACCCCCTAGTGTACAACTCGATGATTTAATTCAATCAGGAATGATAGGATTAATAGAGGCGTCAAAAAACTTTGATGCCACTAAAGGCGCTAGTTTTGAAACCTTTGCGGGTATTCGTATTCGTGGTGCTATGCTAGATGAAATGCGCCGTGGGGACTGGGCTCCTCGCTCTGTACATCGTAAAAGCCGCCAAGTTATAGAAGCTATTTCAGCATTAGAAAGCAGCCTGAATCGTGAACCTAAAGACAGTGAAGTTGCCCAAAAGCTTGAAATTACACTCGAGCAATATCATCATATTTTAACCGATGTTAATTCCAGTAAAATCCTAGGAATAGAAGATTTAGGTATTGATGAGGATGTTATAACACCTGTTGGGCACGATTTAGCACTAGACAAACCCTTTAATAACGTTAAAAATGAAAGGTTTAATGAATCATTATTAAGTGCAATTAAATCCCTGCCAGAGCGAGATGCGATGGTGCTTTCGTTGTACTATAACGATGAAATGAATTTAAAAGAAATTGGACAGATACTCGATGTAAGTGAATCGCGTGTAAGTCAGATACATGGTCAGGCGATGATTAAGCTAAAAGCAAAAATCAATGACTGGATAAATTAGAAATAAATAAATACAGGTTTAGGCCTCACTGGAGGATGTTTTGGATAAAAACATAAAAATTCTTGTTGTTGATGACTTTTCAACGATGAGACGTATTATTAAAAACCTATTGCGTGATTTAGGGTTTACCAATGTTTTAGAAGCAGATGATGGTTCAACTGCTTTACCTATGTTGCAAAATCAATCATTTGACTTTGTGGTAACAGATTGGAATATGCCTGGCATGCAAGGTATTGACTTGTTAAGAGCAATACGCGCAGATGATAAATTAAAGCATCTTCCGGTTTTAATGGTTACTGCAGAAGCTAAAAAAGAGCAAATTATTGCAGCAGCCCAAGCAGGCGTTAATGGTTATATTGTTAAGCCATTTACTGCGGGTACATTAAAAACTAAATTAGAAAAAGTGTTCGAACGCTTAGGTTAATAAGGGGAGAGGCTTATGTCAGCACCTGCTGCGCCTCAGATTACTTTAGAGCAAGCACGTCAGCTGGTCACTTTTTTAGAAAACGGTGAGCAGCATAAGGCGGATCAGTTAATTTTAGAAACTGCCTCTCAAGAACAATCCTATTTGTTTGCAGAAGTAGGTAAATTAACGCGGCAGTTGCACGAGTCTTTAAAGGGATTTGAACTTGACACCCGCATAACAGATTTAACCACTGATGCCATTCCTGATGCTAAAAAGCGACTTAACTATGTCATAGAAATGACAGAAAACGCCGCTAACAAAACCATGGATGCGGTTGAAGCAAGCCTGCCTTTAGCCCAGCAATTAGCTGATGATATTTCGCATATTAAGCCAACTTGGGATCGCTTAATGAGCCGCGATCTTGAACTGGGTGAATTTAAAACACTGTGTCATAGCATAGATAAGTTTATGAACAGCTCTCATCTTAAAACCGATGAGTTGCAAGTATTAATGACCAATGTGTTAATGGCTCAAGATTATCAGGATTTAACCGGGCAAGTAATTCGCCGTGTTATTGAGCTGGTACGCGAAGTTGAAGAAAGTTTAATTCATCTGTTAACTGCGTTTGCAGCACAAGATGAAAACGATAGCCAAGAACAACAAAAAATAGACAACTCGATTGCTGCACAACCATTAGCAGGCCCTGAAGGCCCTATTATTGATAAAGAATCGCGTGATGATGTTGTATCTGATCAAGACGAAGTTGATGATTTATTATCAAGTTTGGGCTTCTAATAGGAGAGTAACTGCATGAGCTTTGAAGTCGATGAAGATATATTACAAGATTTTTTAGTTGAAGCTGGAGAAATCCTTGAGCTTTTATCTGAACAATTAGTTGAACTGGAAAATAACCCAGAAGATACTGAGTTATTAAACGCTATTTTTAGAGGCTTTCATACTGTTAAAGGTGGCGCGGGCTTTTTAGCAATGTCAGAGCTGGTAGATGCCTGCCATGGCGCAGAAAACGTGTTTGACTTACTGCGTCAAAAAGTGCGAACGGTTAACTCTGAGTTAATGGATGTTATACTTCAAGCACTTGATACTATTAACGAAATGTTTGCTACGATAAAAAATCGTGAGCAACCAGAGCCAGCAGATCCTCAGTTACTCGAAATATTACATAAATTAGGTTTACCGCCCACAGAAGAAGAGCTTAGTGGTGACACTATTGCGCCAGTAATAACGCCAGATACTAATTTAGATGATGACCCTTTTGCATTTGATGAGTTGTTTGATGCACCCAGTGCTGCAACAAACGCCACAACAAGCGATGCGAATATTGATGAAATTAGCGAAGATGAATTTGAAAACTTACTTGATGAACTTCATGGCAAAGGTAAAGCCCCTGCAATAAAAGAGTCATTAAGTAATAGCAGTGACTTAAGTGGCGATATTACCGACGATGAATTTGATAGCTTATTAGATGAGCTTCACGGGGTGGGAAGTTTTGGTGCGGTAAATAAAACACCAAAACCTCAAGCATCTCAAAGTCAGGTTGCTAGCACTAACGATGATGAAATAAGTGACGATGAGTTTGAAGCTTTACTAGATGAGCTGCATGGTAAGGGAGCTGCGCCAAAATCTAAAGAAAGCGCGGCAACACCTGCAGCTGTAAACAAGGTTACGGCTCCTAAAGCTGCTGTAGTTAAAGCTTCGCCAGTAGCAGTTAATAAAGTTGAACAGCCAAAAGCGGCTGTTGCAGCAGCAAGTGCTAATACCAATACCGCTGCGCCAGTTGCTAAAAAAGCGCCGCCTGCACAAGCAGAAACAACTGTAAGGGTTGATACTAAACGCCTTGATCAAATTATGAATATGGTGGGCGAGCTTGTATTAGTACGTAACCGGTTAGTGAGCTTAGCCACCAGTTCAGAAAGTGAATCTATGAGTAAAGCAATATCTAACTTAGATGTTGTTACAGCTGATTTGCAAGGTGCGGTAATGAAAACGCGAATGCAGCCAATCAAAAAAGTATTTGGCCGTTTTCCGCGTGTTGTTCGCGACTTAGCACGTACCTTAAATAAAGATATTAACTTATTACTGGTTGGCGAAGAAACCGACTTAGATAAAAACCTAGTTGAAGCACTGGCCGATCCATTAGTGCATTTAGTACGTAACTCAGTTGATCATGGTATAGAAATGCCAGATGATCGTGAAGCTGCGGGTAAACCGAGAACAGGTACCGTTACACTTTCTGCTTCGCAGCAGGGGGATCATATCTTGCTTACCATTAAAGATGATGGTGCGGGTATGGATGCTGAAAAACTAAAACAAATAGCGATTAAAAAAGGCGTGCTTGACCAAGAACAAGCAAGCCGTTTGTCTAACACCGAAGCTTACAACCTAATATTTGCGCCAGGATTTTCTACTAAAGAAGCAATATCTGATATTTCAGGCCGTGGTGTTGGCATGGATGTGGTTAAAACTAAAATCACCCAGTTAAATGGCTCGGTTAGCATAGAGTCAGAGCTAGGCGTGGGTACCATACTGGAAATTAAAGTACCGTTAACTTTGGCTATTTTACCTACCTTAATGGTGGTAGTGAGTGAGCAAACATTTGCACTACCATTGGCAGGGGTAAGTGAAATATTTAACTTAGACCTTACTAAAACGAATGTGGTTGATGGTCAGTTAACTATTATTGTTCGTAAAAAAGCAGTGCCTTTATTTTATTTAGAGCATTGGCTGGTTAAAGGTGCCGATCGTACGAGCCGTAAAGCGCAAGGCCATGTGGTTATTGTACAAATAGGTACACAACAAGTTGGCTTTGTGGTTGATTCGTTAATTGGTCAAGAAGAAGTGGTTATTAAGCCGTTAGACGCTTTATTACAAGGTACGCCAGGAATGGCAGGTGCCACTATTACTTCGGATGGTGGTATTGCACTTATATTAGATGTACCGAGTATGTTAAAGCACTACGCAGGTAAATAATAAAGTAGACGTATGCTTTATACGTCTACACAATAAAAATAAGAGAGCAAAATGGCCGTTAAAGTTTTAGTTGTTGATGATTCGAGCTTTTTTCGCCGTCGAGTGAGTGAAATTCTTGAGTTAGATAGCGAGATTAAAGTAATTGGCTTTGCCGTAAATGGCCGAGATGCTGTAGAAAAAGCAGCGAGTTTACGTCCTGATATGATCACTATGGATGTAGAAATGCCAGTGTTAGATGGTATCAGTGCCGTAAAAGAAATTATGGCCAGTAACCCCACGCCAATTTTAATGTTTTCGTCGTTAACTCGCTCTGGTGCAACTGCAACTTTAGATGCACTTGATGCCGGTGCTATGGATTTTTTACCGAAAAAATTTGAAGACATTGCTCGCAATAACGAAGATGCTATTAAGCTGCTGCAAAGCAAAGTAAAAGAAATTGGCCGCCAACGCATTAGACGTGTTGCTAGCACTAGAACCCCCAGCGTAAACAAACCTTTATTTACACCTACTTCAGCGCCAAGCGCATTAGCAACAAGGTTTGCACAAACAAACAAAACAGCAACAACAGTAGCGCAACCAGAGCGAAGCTTTGCTAATACGCCGGTAACTGGCCGCAGTGCTACAGTAACAAAGCGCGCGAGTGGCAAGCACTATCAACTAGTTGCAATTGGCACATCAACCGGTGGACCTGTTGCGCTACAAACTATATTAACTCAGCTTCCTGCTAATTTTCCGCACCCTATATTGTTAATTCAGCATATGCCTGCTGCGTTTACTCCGGCTTTTGCGGCACGCTTAAATAGCTTGTGTAAAATTCGGGTTAAAGAAGCGCAGCAAGGGGATCGGCTGCAAGCAGGAGTGGCTTATTTAGCGCCCGGTGGTCAGCAAATGATGATTGATGGTCGTGGGGCAACGAGAACGTTACGAGTTTTTGAAGATAACAGCGAGCGCATTAGTTATAAACCAAGCGTTGATGTGACCTTTGCCAGTGCCGCTAAAGCGTACCAAGGTGATGTGCTAGCCATAGTATTAACTGGCATGGGCGCAGATGGGCGTGAAGGCGCTCGCATGCTTAAGCAATCAGGGGCGACCATTTGGGCGCAAGACGAAAAAAGCTGTGTTGTTTATGGTATGCCACAAGCCATTGCTAATGCTGGTTTAGCGAGCGAAAGTCTACCATTAGATGAAGTAGCAGTACGTTTAAATACAGAGGTGGGCTGTGGATAAACTCTCCGTACTAGGTTTACTTATTGGCTTAGGCGCCATTGCAATAGGTTACTCGTTAGAGGGCGGCGTGGTATCGGCATTATTTAACGGGCCTGCGCTGATCATAGTACTTGGCGGCACATTGGGTGCTGTAATGTTACAAACATCAGCCAGTACTTTTAAAAAGATGCTAGAAATTACGCACTGGGTTTTTGTATCGCCTAAATACAATATTGAAGATGCGATAGAGCAAGTAAAAGGTTGGTCACATAAAGCCCGTCAAGAAGGTTATTTAGCCCTTGAAAATGAAGCGCTTACTCACCCAGATGCCTACGCTGCAAAAGGCCTTGGGTTATTAGTTGATGGTTGCTCAGATCAAAAGCTGCGCGACACTTTGGAAATAGATTTACTACTAGAGCGCGAACGTTTGCTAGAGGCAAGCCGTGTTTATGAAGCTATGGGCGGTTATAGCCCGACCATAGGTATTTTAGGTGCAGTGCTTGGTCTTATTCAGGCAATGTCGTTTATTACCGATCCGCAAAAGCTTGGAGCCGGTGTTGCAACTGCCTTTATAGCAACTATTTATGGTGTGGGTTTAGCTAATTTATTATTTTTACCTATGGCTAATAAGTTAAAGCAGCGGGTTGAGCAAAAAATGCTTTATCACGAGATGCTTGCTGAGGGCGTAATTGCAATAAGCCAAGGCGAAAGCCCGGTAAGTATTGAATTAAAGCTTGAAGCCTATCGGGTTGACCGCCCAAATGTCGTGGTTGAGTAGCCGCTATTATGTTACGTCGTCGCTTACGCAACACCCACACTAAAAGCCAGCACACAGAGCGTTGGCTGGTGTCTTATGCTGATTATATGACGATTATGTTTGCCTTTTTTGTGGTTTTGTACGCAATAGCAATTAACAAAGAAGAGAAATTTCAAGTGCTATCCGATTCGATTGGTTATGTATTTGATAAATCGGCCCGTCAACATTCGCAGCAAGGAACAGGGGTAAATGGCGACGCAATATTGACAGA includes the following:
- the flhF gene encoding flagellar biosynthesis protein FlhF, whose protein sequence is MKIKRFFAKDMRTALKEVKDELGVDAVIMSNKKLANGVEIVAAVDYDKAAPKAAAPQQSAPLQQRTAHSVHSQSMHNFVKPEPQRARPEPQAKVADSLQALLERQSPRPRSAELASMFSQSGIDTSEHYQEPVAKQRPTNMFAREEAAQARPQTQADSLGFDDLDRDFDELDTPVAQKHTTKNTESEAMSTMREEMNAIRQLLEHQVSGLMQQDMARRDPTRACMIDRLVGMGIDKEVAEQMACFVPEDVPRQQGWKALLTMVEDQMQTTNNEILRQGGVYALVGPTGVGKTTTVAKLAALGAQKYGADKVALITTDTYRIGAYEQLATYGRIIGCGVKQVKDANELAEVLYHLRNKRLVLIDTAGMSQRDLRLTEQLNTLMRNQRVDIRNYLVLSATAQINVLQETVRHFKKVQLSGCIFTKLDESLSLGEIISIAIQNRLPIGYLTNGQRVPEDIRVANAEKLVKKAEQLYLKRTKVQHSRHQSVASSTVEMYD
- a CDS encoding MinD/ParA family ATP-binding protein, with the protein product MINTVLDQASGLRKMSKNNNNGVKVIAVTGGKGGVGKTNVSLNTAIALGQQGNRVLVLDADLGLANCDVMLGLRVERNLSHVLSGECELDEILVEGPAGIKIVPATSGSQSMVELSPAEHAGLIRAFSELNTDFDILVVDTAAGISDMVLSFSRAAQDVLVVVCDEPTSITDAYALIKVLSREHGVYKFKIVANMVRSLREGQELFAKLSKVTDRFLDISMELVATVPYDENMRKATRRQKVIVELFPSSPAALAFKTLATRITKWPIPNQPSGHLEFFIEKLVNG
- a CDS encoding RNA polymerase sigma factor FliA → MGYESTQNLNMIVEKHASLVKKVACHLIARLPPSVQLDDLIQSGMIGLIEASKNFDATKGASFETFAGIRIRGAMLDEMRRGDWAPRSVHRKSRQVIEAISALESSLNREPKDSEVAQKLEITLEQYHHILTDVNSSKILGIEDLGIDEDVITPVGHDLALDKPFNNVKNERFNESLLSAIKSLPERDAMVLSLYYNDEMNLKEIGQILDVSESRVSQIHGQAMIKLKAKINDWIN
- the cheY gene encoding chemotaxis response regulator CheY; this translates as MDKNIKILVVDDFSTMRRIIKNLLRDLGFTNVLEADDGSTALPMLQNQSFDFVVTDWNMPGMQGIDLLRAIRADDKLKHLPVLMVTAEAKKEQIIAAAQAGVNGYIVKPFTAGTLKTKLEKVFERLG
- a CDS encoding protein phosphatase CheZ produces the protein MSAPAAPQITLEQARQLVTFLENGEQHKADQLILETASQEQSYLFAEVGKLTRQLHESLKGFELDTRITDLTTDAIPDAKKRLNYVIEMTENAANKTMDAVEASLPLAQQLADDISHIKPTWDRLMSRDLELGEFKTLCHSIDKFMNSSHLKTDELQVLMTNVLMAQDYQDLTGQVIRRVIELVREVEESLIHLLTAFAAQDENDSQEQQKIDNSIAAQPLAGPEGPIIDKESRDDVVSDQDEVDDLLSSLGF
- a CDS encoding chemotaxis protein CheA, whose protein sequence is MSFEVDEDILQDFLVEAGEILELLSEQLVELENNPEDTELLNAIFRGFHTVKGGAGFLAMSELVDACHGAENVFDLLRQKVRTVNSELMDVILQALDTINEMFATIKNREQPEPADPQLLEILHKLGLPPTEEELSGDTIAPVITPDTNLDDDPFAFDELFDAPSAATNATTSDANIDEISEDEFENLLDELHGKGKAPAIKESLSNSSDLSGDITDDEFDSLLDELHGVGSFGAVNKTPKPQASQSQVASTNDDEISDDEFEALLDELHGKGAAPKSKESAATPAAVNKVTAPKAAVVKASPVAVNKVEQPKAAVAAASANTNTAAPVAKKAPPAQAETTVRVDTKRLDQIMNMVGELVLVRNRLVSLATSSESESMSKAISNLDVVTADLQGAVMKTRMQPIKKVFGRFPRVVRDLARTLNKDINLLLVGEETDLDKNLVEALADPLVHLVRNSVDHGIEMPDDREAAGKPRTGTVTLSASQQGDHILLTIKDDGAGMDAEKLKQIAIKKGVLDQEQASRLSNTEAYNLIFAPGFSTKEAISDISGRGVGMDVVKTKITQLNGSVSIESELGVGTILEIKVPLTLAILPTLMVVVSEQTFALPLAGVSEIFNLDLTKTNVVDGQLTIIVRKKAVPLFYLEHWLVKGADRTSRKAQGHVVIVQIGTQQVGFVVDSLIGQEEVVIKPLDALLQGTPGMAGATITSDGGIALILDVPSMLKHYAGK
- a CDS encoding protein-glutamate methylesterase/protein-glutamine glutaminase, translated to MAVKVLVVDDSSFFRRRVSEILELDSEIKVIGFAVNGRDAVEKAASLRPDMITMDVEMPVLDGISAVKEIMASNPTPILMFSSLTRSGATATLDALDAGAMDFLPKKFEDIARNNEDAIKLLQSKVKEIGRQRIRRVASTRTPSVNKPLFTPTSAPSALATRFAQTNKTATTVAQPERSFANTPVTGRSATVTKRASGKHYQLVAIGTSTGGPVALQTILTQLPANFPHPILLIQHMPAAFTPAFAARLNSLCKIRVKEAQQGDRLQAGVAYLAPGGQQMMIDGRGATRTLRVFEDNSERISYKPSVDVTFASAAKAYQGDVLAIVLTGMGADGREGARMLKQSGATIWAQDEKSCVVYGMPQAIANAGLASESLPLDEVAVRLNTEVGCG
- a CDS encoding flagellar motor protein translates to MDKLSVLGLLIGLGAIAIGYSLEGGVVSALFNGPALIIVLGGTLGAVMLQTSASTFKKMLEITHWVFVSPKYNIEDAIEQVKGWSHKARQEGYLALENEALTHPDAYAAKGLGLLVDGCSDQKLRDTLEIDLLLERERLLEASRVYEAMGGYSPTIGILGAVLGLIQAMSFITDPQKLGAGVATAFIATIYGVGLANLLFLPMANKLKQRVEQKMLYHEMLAEGVIAISQGESPVSIELKLEAYRVDRPNVVVE